gctatatttctgtttttgtgccagtaccatattgtctggattactgtagctttgtagtatagtctgaagtccaggagcatGGTCCTagagctctgtttttctttctcaagatttcttcttGACcctggctattcagggtctttggtgtttccctacaaattgtgaaatattttgttcgaGTTCTCTGatgaatgccattggtagtttgataggaattgcattgaatctgtagatggttttgggtagtatagtcattttcacaatgttgattcttcccatccaaaaacatggtatatctctccatctgtttgtatcatctttaatttctttcatgagtgtcttgtagttttctgcatacaagtcttttgtctccttaggtaggtttattcctaggtattttattctttttgttgtggtggtaaatgggagtgtttccctaatttctctttcacatttttcatcattagtgtataagaatgcaagagatttcagtgcatttattttgtatcctactactttaccaagttcattgattagctctagtagttttctggtagcatctttagggttctcatgtcatctgcaaacagtgacagtttacttcttcttttccgatttggattccttttatttctttttattctctgattgctatggctaaaacttccaaaactatgttgaataatagtggtgagaatggacaatgTTGTCTTgaccctgatcttagaggaaatgctttcagtttttcaccattgaggacgatgttggctgtgtgtttgtcatatgtggcctttattatgttgaggtaagttccctctatgcctacattctggagggtttttatcataaattcgtgttgaattttgtcaaacgctcTTTCTGCATCCTTTGaaatgatcacatggtttttatccttcgatttgttaatatggtgtatcacattgattgatttgtatatattgaagaatccttacattcctgggatacaccccagttgatcatgatgtatgatcctttcagtgtgctgttggattctgtttgctagtattttgttgagtatttttgcatctatgtttatcagtgatattaccctgtagttttctttctttgtgacatctttgtctggttttggtatcagggtaatggtggccttgtagaatgagtttgggaatggtcctccctctgctatattttggaagagtttgaggaggataggtgttagcacttctttatgtttgatagaattagcctgtgaagtcatctggtcatgggcttttgtttgttggaatatttttaatcacagtctcaattttagtgcctcagattggtctgtttatgttttctatttcttcctggttcagtctcagaaggttgtgcttttctaagaatttgtccatttcttccaggttgtccattggcatatagttgctggtagtaatctctcatgatctttggatttctgcagtgtcatttgttatttctcctttttcatttccaattctattgatttgagtcttctcccttttattcttgatgagtctggctaatggtttttcaattttgtttatcttctcaaagaaccagcttttagtgttattgattttagctattgtttccttcatttatttttcatttatttctgatctgatctttatgatatcttcccttctgctaactttgggggttttttgttcttctttctctaattgctttaggtgtaagtttaggttgtttatttgaggtgtttcttgtttcttgaggtaggattttattgctataaaattccctcttagaactgcttttgttgcatcctaTAGGtattgggtcatcgtgttttcattgtcatttgtttccaggtattttttgattttctctttgatttcttcagtggtcttttggttattcagtagtgtattctttaacttccatgtatttgtattttttacagattttttcctgttattgatatctagtctcatagcactctgtttggaaaagatacttgttatggtttcaattttcttaaatttaccaaaggtTGATTTGTGATTAAggagatatgatctattctggagaatgttctatgaccactggagaagaaagtgtatcctgttgtttttggatggaatgtcctataggtatcagttaagtccatcttgtttaatgtgtcatttaaagcttgtgtttatttgtttattttcattttggatgatctgtccattggtgaaagtggggtgttaaagtcccctactatgattgtgttcctgtcaatttcccgttttatggctgttagcatttgccttatgtattgaggtgctcctatgttgggtgcattaatatttacaattgttatatcttcttggattgatctcttgaacATTTTGTAGCAtccttctttgtctattgtaatagtctttattttaaagtctattttgtctgatatgagaattgctactccagatttcttttgatttccatttgcatggaatatcttcttccatcacctcactttcagtctgtatgtgtccctaggtctaaactgggtcttttgtagatagcatacatatgggtcttgtttttgtatccattcagccagtctatgtcttttggttggagcatttaatccatttacctttaaggtaattatcgatatgtatgttcctattaccattttcttaattgttttgggtttgttattgtgggtcttttccttctcttgtgcttcctgcctagagaagttcccttagcatttgctgtaaagctggtttggtggtgcagaattttcttagcttttgcttgtttgctatcaaatctgaatgagatccttgctaggtagagtaatcttgattataggtttttcccttttatcactttaaatatgtcctgccactcccttctggcttgcagagtttcactgaaaaatcagttgttaactttatggggattcccttgtacattatttcctgtttttcacttgctggttttaatagtttttcattgtatttagtttttcatagtttgattatcatgtgtcttggtgtgtttctccttggatttatcatgtatgggactctctgcacttcctggacttgattgactctttcctttcccatattagggaagttttcaactataatttcttcaaatatctcatcagtccctttctttttctcttcttctgggacccttaaaattcgaatgttggtgcatttactgttgttccagaggtctctgagactattctcaattcttttcatttttttttctttattctgctctgtggtagttatttccaatattttatcttgcaggtcacttatgcgttcttctgcctcagttattctgctattgattccttctagagaatttttaatttcatttattgtgttgttcatcattttatgtttgctctttagttctcctatgtccttgttaaacgttttttgtattttctccattctatttccaagattttgaatcatgtttactatcattactctgaattctttttcaggtagactgcctatttcctcttcttttgtttggtctggtgcgtttttaccttgctccttcatctcctgtgtgtttctatgtcttctcattttgcttaacttactgtgtttggggtctccttttcacaggctgcaggttcgtagttcccattgtttttggtgtctgcccctagtggctaaggttgattcagtgggttgtgtaggcttcctggtggaggggaatggTGACTGTTCTGGTCAGTGGGTCTGGgtcctgtctttctggtgggcagggccacatccaccagtgtgttctggggtgtctgtgaacttaggatgattttaggcagcctctctgctaatgggtgggtttgtattcatgtcttgctagttgtttggcatagggtttccagcactgtaacttgctggtcattgagtggagttggggcttagcgttgagatggaggtctctgggtgagcttttgccatttgatattacatggagttgGTAGGTCTCTGCTggagcaatgtcctgaacttggctctcccacctcagaggcacaggcctgacaccaggctggagcatgaagaccctgtcagccacccagctcagaagaaaagggacaaaaaaagaaagaaggaaagaaaaaactaaaataacataaaatgaagttattaaaataagaaatataaaaatttttttaaacagaatgaaagaagagagcaaccacaccaacaaacaaatccaccaatgatatcaAGCACTaaacattatattaaaacaaaaaaattggatggaagaaccctaggacaaatggtaaaagcaaagctatacagacaaaatcacaagATAAGCACAGCTCAATAAACCCACATTTTCCAAATAATCAATGCCAATGTTATAAAATCATGCATGAGTAAAAGATGCAAACAAAGTACAATATGGACCAATGGACTGTAATGTTACACAGAGTATAAAAAGTCAATTTATATGGTTTCATATTCTACATTACAactaacttttaagaaactaccacttgttgAATTTTGgtgtaaaataaaagaagaaaaattgcaattaaataaaaatgcattttccaaTTACAAATACATGTGgggccagattttcttcatataactCAACCAAAGCAACATTTCATAACAGATCAAACACAGAAGCAGATATAAGAATATTCTTATATCTTATATTATTCTAAACATATgaatggatgctcaacatcactaatcattagagaaatgcaaatcaaaactacaatgaggtatcacttcacagcagtcagaatggccatcatcagaaaacctacaaacaataaatgctggagagggtgtggagaaaagggaatcatcttgcactgttggtgggaatgtaaattgatacagccactatggagaacagtatggaggttccttaaaaaactaaaaatagaactaccatacgatccagcaatcccaatactgggcatatacgctgagaaaaccataattcaaaaagagtcatgtaccacaatgttcattgcagctctatttacaatagccaagacatggaagcaacctaagtatccatcgacagatgaatggataaagaagatgtggcacctatatacaatggaatattactcagccataaaaagaaatgaaactgagttatttgtagtgaggtagatggacctagagtgtgtcatacagagtgaagtaagtcagaaagagtatacaaataccatatgctgacacatatatatggaatctaaaaaaaaaagtttctgaagaacctaggggtaagaaaggaataaagactcagatgtagaaattggacttgaggacatgggaagtgggaagggtaagctgggatgaagtgagagagtggcatggacttatatatgctaccaaatgtacaatagaCAGCTGGTCAGAAGCAACCACATAGgacagggagataagctcagtgctttgtgaccacctagaggggtgggacagggagggtgggagggagatgcaagagggaagagatatggggatatatgtatatgtatagctgattcacttcgttataaagcagaaactaacacaccattgtaaagcaattatacttcaaggaagatgttttaaagaaaaagatgtgttacatatacacaatggaatattacacaaccataaaaaggaatgaaattgggtcatttatagagacttGGATGTATcctgagactgtcatacagagtgaagtaagtcagaaagagaaaagcaaatatcgtatattaacgcatatatatggaaccagaaaaatggtacagatgaattggtttgcagggcagaaatagaaacacagatgtagaaaacaaatatatggacaccaatgggggaaagtggtggggggcggggggttgatggtggtgtgatgaattgggagattgggattgacatgtatacactaatatgtataaaatagataactaataagaacctgctgtataaaaaaataaattaaatagaattcaAAAGTTCACAAAAAAAGAACCCAGCCAATGACTTCCTTCTCTCTATTCCAAGTTCCTAAGACATAGAGAACTGAGGCATATTCTTTGGCAGTTTCTTCAGAAGAGATGAAGGTCGAAACTCTTGACAGGTGACAGTGGAGCGCTATCCCAGGGAGAAGCTCTTGCCCTCACTGGACAAGACCAAGTTCCTGGTCACACAGGAGCTGACCATGACCCAGTTCCTCAGTGTCATCCGGTAGGTAACAAAGTGCTCATGGGGGTGtgtgctgtgtggccctgggcttTTTGGAACAATGAGAGATGGGATATGGCAGAGAGACAAGGAGAAGGATTTGTGCTTCACCTTTTCTCTTCAACTCTGCCTTTAAAAAGGATGATCTCATGATcaaccaatttttaaaagatgtccaTTACCTTGCTACAACACTAAAATAAGTGAGAGCTCCCAATTTTGATGTACCagctatattttcttttgcttcaacATTTTAGTGGTACTGTGTTTTAATTTCTGTCTTCAAATTTCTCTAAGAATTTTTCAAAGGAATCTTTGGAAAATGGTCCAAAGCcctctgttttcaagattttaaaagccCAGTGACAGCATTTTACCTCtaaatattttcccctttgtGGCAGGGCTTTGGATTATCCAGTGTTGGTTAACCACgttctgaaactatttcctctcccacccACAACATAAATTTAGCCCCTCCTAGCTGAGACTGGGGGTGTACTGGCTGTGCCTCTAATGTATGGTCTGAGGGTGGTTAGATAGGGCTAGCCACTACCAACAGATTCAGCTTGCTCTGCTATCAAAACAATCTAAAGTTTGAGGATGACTGGGCTAGAGTGGGGAGGTGGAGGCATCTTGGGCATCAATATGGCCAGACACTAGCCAGACAGAGGTAAGAAAGGCTATGGATCAGGGGTCATTCCCTTCCAGGTTAACTTTTtcccttcctgcccacccccaacacacaccctcTTCTGCAACCCAGGAGCCGCATGGTCCTTGGGGCCACTGAATCCTTTTACTTGCTGGTGAACAACAAGAACTTCGGAAGTATGAATGTGACCATGGCAGAGATCTACAGGGACTATAAGGATGAGGATGGCTTCATGTACATGACCTATGCCTCCCAGATATTTGGCTGCTTGGGGTCAGCAGCCCCCAAGGATGGGAGCAACCTTGGGGGCAGGCCCTGCTATCCTCTATAATACGTATCCTCTAACCAATGCATTCACCAAGGCAGGAGACACGGACCTCTTTCTGTGTGTGCAGTGATGGTCCAGGGGGCAAGGGCGCCCTGCAGTGATCAGCACCAGCCATGACAGTGAGGCAATGCCTGCCCTGTTTGCTTTTTGTGCTCATGCTCTTTGGTGGCTCTTGAGAATTTTGTAAATAGTAAGTCTTTTCTAAGTGGTTAACTTGTGCAATGAGCTGGGGAGGTATTTTAAGCGTCTCCTCTGGTGGAAGCCAGGCTAGAGTCCCTTGAGGGGTTTGATCTCCCTGTTGTGGGCAGGAGTCACGTGTATGTTCGGGCATGGAGAACCTGAGGTGTGTGGATAGTCTCCATGGAGCTTAATGCAACCAGTGTGAACTGCCTCatggtggggatggtggggggaTGGGCACAGAGGGGAAGCGGTCTTATCTGTGTCATTAAAGAGATTATTGTTATTTCCACAGCATTCACTTGACTCGGTTATTTCCCCTTATATTCTTTTAGTCTGTCTATGCCACACAGATTTATGCCAAAATTGTTACTGCTcagtttcaaataatttaaatgattagTTTTCCTTgcaatagaattttttaaataatgaattgtGTTTAAATCCTTATTATGGGGCTTGGGGCTTATGCTGACAGAGTGGAGCCAGCAGCGCCAGGATGGTGCTTCTGGAGAGAGAGCAGTTCCTGACGGAGCTGACCAGGCTCTTCCAGAAGCGCCGGTTGTCGGGCAGCGTGTGCATCACCCTGAAGAAGTATGATGGTCGAGCTAAACCCATTCCAAGGAAGGGCTTTGAGCCCTCAGAAAACAAGTGTCTGTTAAGAGCTACTGGTGGGAAAAAGATCAGCACTGGGGTGAGCTCCAAAGAAGTGAATACGTTTCAGATGGCTTGTTCAAACCTATTGAGAGCTAACATGGATGGGCTGAAAAAGAGCCAGAGTAAGAAGAGCAAAGCAGCGCAGTGAAGGGCACCAGGTTTCCCGCTTTCACCAGCTAACCACTGAATTgctatttttcctttggtttttactTTTGGCCACAAAGCTGGGTTTCTGATTCCCCTACAGTGACTGTTTTCATGTGAGATTAGGGTCATTTTTGGATGGAGGAAGGGCTGTAGTGTTTACAGGGTAGTTACAAGAAGCCAGTTTAATTTAGGCCTGGCTAAGTGGTCTGTGTTGTATGGTTGTATGTTTCTGGATAATAGTTTACAGTCTCTGTAGCCGTCTGTGAAGAGCACTGTATCATTAAACCAGTATTTATCAGCACTGAccatcttttattccttttcccacCCCATAAAACGTTTCTGGCAATAGCTCCTCATTTTGGAATGATGTGATTATGAACAGGCTTTAAGCCCTGTCTTATGGGTTACTGGAATTGAAACCTGACAGTTTTACAAAAAGTTGTGTTATTTCATGGGTATTTTTCCCAGCTTGCTGTATAATTTTATCATCATAGTTTCTCTAGCAAATTTGAATGAGTTCTCATAGCCAAATGAGAGTTTGCTTAACCAAACTAAGGGTAAGCCTATTACAAAATCATCAAGAATAAAGATTCCAAgttaatgatgttaaaaaaaaatccttattatGGGCCAGGCATTGTTCAATGCACTCTACATGTATTAAGTCCTCATAATCATTTTATCTGTTAagtattattactcccattttaaggatgaggaaatTGGGTCACAGGAAGGTCAAGAAACTCACCTAACAACTAGCAAGCAGCAAAACCAGGATTTGAAATCAGGCAGACTGGCGTAGACCGGCTTATCCCCTCTACCAGTCTTCCTTTCTTCACTTGGTG
The genomic region above belongs to Phocoena sinus isolate mPhoSin1 chromosome 1, mPhoSin1.pri, whole genome shotgun sequence and contains:
- the MAP1LC3C gene encoding microtubule-associated proteins 1A/1B light chain 3C, encoding MQTPQKSQSLRPFKQRKSSATRREEVAGIRVKFPGKIPVTVERYPREKLLPSLDKTKFLVTQELTMTQFLSVIRSRMVLGATESFYLLVNNKNFGSMNVTMAEIYRDYKDEDGFMYMTYASQIFGCLGSAAPKDGSNLGGRPCYPL
- the LOC116744175 gene encoding signal recognition particle 14 kDa protein-like, with product MVLLEREQFLTELTRLFQKRRLSGSVCITLKKYDGRAKPIPRKGFEPSENKCLLRATGGKKISTGVSSKEVNTFQMACSNLLRANMDGLKKSQSKKSKAAQ